GAAGGGTTTCATGAAAGGAGCGTTCCGTTCTAGCACCGCCGCCCGGACCGCGCCCGAACTTTCCTGGCTCGCTTGTTTGCAACCGGCCGCCGACACTTCCGCCATGCCGCACCGCCCGCCCCGCAAAAAGAAAGCCGAGACGATCCCGGGCGATGCCGCCGCCGACCGGAAGCGCCGCAACGAGATCGCCCAGCGCCAGCGCGCGGATACGGCCGCCCGATCGACGCTCTCCCGCTTCCAAAATCGGAAGTCCGAGAAAAAATAGCCACCGCATTAACGGTCGAGGCGCGAATCGTTCTCGTGCCGACTGCCGATTCCGACTCCCCCCTTCCGCCACCTCGTCTCCGCGACCTCCTGAGAGCGGGCGTCGGCATCCGCTCGATCGCTCTCACTGTGCTGATGCTGCTCGGCGTGGCCTACACGCTGTATTTCGCGCGGCCGGTGATCCTGCCGGTCGTCCTCGCGCTCATCCTCAGCCTGCTGCTCGCGCCGGCCGTGCGCCTCCTCCACCAGAAATGCCGGGTGCCGCCATCGATCGGCGCGGGCTTCGTGCTGGCGGCCCTGCTGGGGACCCTCGGCGTGGGCGCGTCGTTTGTCGTCGAACCGGCCTCCGCCTGGATGCAGACAATCCCGGAGAAGATTCCGGACATCAAAGCCCGTCTTCGTATCCTCAAACAACCCTTCGAGAAGGTGCGCGATGCCTCCCAGAAGGTGAACGAACTCGCCGAAATGCGAGACGCCGGGGAAAAGCCTGCCGTCAGCATTGCCCCCAGCGAGACGCCGTTTCGCTCGCTCATGACCCAGACGCCCGCATTCGTCGCGAACCTGTTCGTCATGTTCATCCTCCTCTACTTCATGCTCGCGTCGGGCGATCTGTTCCTTCGCAAGCTCGTGAGGATGATTCCGTCGTTCGAGGACAAGCGCCGCGCCGTCGAGATCGCCCGCGAGATCGAGGACCGCATCTCGCTCTACCTCCGCACCATCACCGTCATCAACGTCTGCCTCGGCACCGCGGTCAGCTTCGCGGCGGCCCTAGTCGGCATGCAAAACTACGTCTTCTGGGGCCTCCTTGCCTTCGTCCTGAACTTCATTCCCTACATCGGCGCGCTCGTCGGCGTCGCCGCCACCCTTGTCGTGGGGCTGCTGTCGTTCGAGTCCACCGCCTACGCGTTCCTCCTGCCGGCGATCTACATCGCGCTCAACACCATCGAGGGCAACTTCATCACGCCGCTCATCATGGGCCGCATCCTCACCCTGAATCCGGTGATCATTTTCATCGCCATCATGTTCTGGGGCTGGATCTGGGGAATCGCCGGCGCCCTGCTCGCCGTGCCCCTGCTCGCCGTGCTGAAAATCACCTGCGACCACCTCAAACCGTTCCATGCCATCGGCGAATTCATCGGAGGCAGCGCGGACGCGTGACTCTCGCAAAGTTTTTGCAGAAAGGATGAAATTCCCCCTTTCGCGTCGAAGAACATGGGCTATCGGTATGCCTCCCCGATGCAAAAACGCTCCCATATCTCCTTCGAAGACGCCCCGGCGATGGACCGGCGTCAATTCGTCAGCATGCTGGGCCTGGGCGGCCTCGGTCTCGCCTTTGCCCCCACTCTTCAGCAATTCACCAATCTTTTTGCGCCTCCCGTCGCGATCGGCGATTTCGGCCTGCCGCAGGAATGGTCCACCATTCTCGGCGCCCCGCTCAAGGGCTACGCCTCCTTCCTCGGTGGCCTTCAGCTCAAGCACCTCTCGGTGAAACAGATCATCGAGCCGCATCTGAAACTCCGCGGAGAAGTGCGCAGCGGCATCCCGCCGGCCGGCATGTGGATGAAAATGAAGCCCACGCTCCTCGTGGCGGACCAGATTGCCGAGCGCCTCGGCGAAAAAGTCGACACCGTGATCTCGGCCTACCGCTCCCCGGCCTACAACGCCCGCTGCCCCGGCGCCTCGAAGCATTCCCAGCACATGAACAATGTCGCGCTGGACCTCGTCTTCGCCAGCTCGCCGCGCAAGGTCGCGAAGGTCGCCCATTCGCTGAGGGACGAAGGAAAATTCCGCGGCGGGATCGG
This genomic window from Chthoniobacterales bacterium contains:
- a CDS encoding D-Ala-D-Ala carboxypeptidase family metallohydrolase, with the translated sequence MQKRSHISFEDAPAMDRRQFVSMLGLGGLGLAFAPTLQQFTNLFAPPVAIGDFGLPQEWSTILGAPLKGYASFLGGLQLKHLSVKQIIEPHLKLRGEVRSGIPPAGMWMKMKPTLLVADQIAERLGEKVDTVISAYRSPAYNARCPGASKHSQHMNNVALDLVFASSPRKVAKVAHSLRDEGKFRGGIGLYPDFTHVDTRGTNANWG
- a CDS encoding AI-2E family transporter, with product MPTADSDSPLPPPRLRDLLRAGVGIRSIALTVLMLLGVAYTLYFARPVILPVVLALILSLLLAPAVRLLHQKCRVPPSIGAGFVLAALLGTLGVGASFVVEPASAWMQTIPEKIPDIKARLRILKQPFEKVRDASQKVNELAEMRDAGEKPAVSIAPSETPFRSLMTQTPAFVANLFVMFILLYFMLASGDLFLRKLVRMIPSFEDKRRAVEIAREIEDRISLYLRTITVINVCLGTAVSFAAALVGMQNYVFWGLLAFVLNFIPYIGALVGVAATLVVGLLSFESTAYAFLLPAIYIALNTIEGNFITPLIMGRILTLNPVIIFIAIMFWGWIWGIAGALLAVPLLAVLKITCDHLKPFHAIGEFIGGSADA